CCCGGTGCGGTACGCGATGAACGCGCAGATGCCGACACCGAAAAATCCTGAAATTGCAGGCTGAATGGGACTGCGCTGAACCAGACGCCACACCAGAACTGCAGCGGCCACGCCGAGTGCTGACCACAGGGCGACGGCCAGGCCGAAGAAGCTGTTGGCCGGAACGAAGACGATGACCGGCAACGTGGAATAGACGAGCCCGCTCAGACCACCGAGCTGTTCGAGAACGGTGGGGGCCACCTTCTCTACACTGTCCGGCGTCGGCGCATCGGGCGCAGGTTCCGGCGTCGTGGGAGGCGGCACGGCATCGTCGCTGTTGGTCACGACAACGAGAGTGCCATACCTGCGACGGTCAGCTGTCGTCGCGCAGTTCGTAGTAGGGGTTGTAGACGATCTTGCGGCCGTCGCGTTCACCGACGCGCCCACGAACGAGGACGGTCTTGCCCGGCTCGATACCGGCGATCTTCCGCCGACCGATCCACACGAGCGTCACCGTGTCGGTACCGTCGAAGAACTCGGCCTCGATGTTTGCGTTGGCGGCCTTGGAACACGCTTCCACGCTGCGCAATCGACCCAACATCGTGACTTCCTCGCCGCGCGAGCAATCGCATGCGCGTCGGGCACCGGAGGCTTCGGAAGATTCGGCCATCTCCTCGGCGTCGAGCTGATCGATGTCCTCGGTCAACTTTCGCGTCAACCGGCGAAAGTATCCTGCGGCAGCGGGTGCCATTGTGCGCTCCAGCGGTGTGAGTCGTTCCGCAGGCTCCACGAGCCAGCGGTAAGGGTCGTTCCGCAAGCTCCACTCCTGGAAGCAACTGCGGCGACGTGGGGGTTTGCCTCGTCAGGGCGGGTACTTCGCCACTGTAGACCCGAAGTGTCACACTGACCAACCATCGCCACGCTCGGAACCGAAGCCGTGCACAATCGTGTCGTGCACAGCCGATTCGACACCCTCGCCGCGGTCGTTCTACCTGGTACGGGATCGGACGCCCGGTTTGCCGAAGACGCATTCTCGGCAGCGTTCGCCGGTGTGGGATTGACCACCATCGCCGTCGAACCCGATCCGACCGGCGTGGTCGAGAGCTACGTCGGCGCGCTGAACGCCGCAACGCGCAGGCACGGCCGAATCGTCGTGGCAGGAATCTCCCTCGGTGCCGCGGTCGCAGCACGGTGGGCTGCCGACAACGCGTCGAGCACTGCAGCGCTGGCGCTCGCTCTACCGGCATGGACCGGCGACCCGGCGGGCACTCCCGCGGCCCTCAGCGCCCAGTTCACCGCTCGATCGCTGCGTGAGGTGGGGCTCGATGCCGTCACCACGGCCATGTCGTCGTCGAGCCCCGAATGGCTCGCTCGCACCTTGCGGCGATCCTGGGCCTCCCAGTGGCCGGCTCTTCCCGATGCCTTGGACGAGGCAGCGCGACACCGGAGCCTCGGGCTCGACGAGCTCGCACGGATCGAGTTGCCGACCGTCGTCGTCGGCGCGGTGAACGACGCGGTGCATCCGATCGAGGTGGCGCGGAACTGGGCGCGCGCGCTACCGAACTGCGTACTCAGAACGGTGACGCTCGACATGATCGGCAACGACGCAGGATGTCTTGGCCGTGCGGTTGTCGACGGTCTCGACCTGGGGTCGCCTCAACCGCCCAGTTGCTGAATTGCCGATCCCGATGCCCCGCGTCGCGGCGCTCGATCGCGCTCGGCCGCAGTCGACTGCGGTACCGTATTCTGCTCCGGTGCCGAATTCTGTTGCGGCGCAACAGGTTCAGTCTCCGGAGCCGGCGGTGGTGGCGATTGCTGCGCCGCCGCCTGCTGCTGCGAGGCAGCAGCAAGTTGCTCGGCCAGCACCTGCGGCAACACCACCGGCAGCGGCGTTCGAACGGGATGCGGATCGGTCCCCCGGTCGACCACGGTCTGCCGAAGAATCGTATGTGCGAGTTGGACGAGCGGCTGCCCCTCGCCCACGGCACCAGACGGCCCGGCCAGCACGCATCGGACCATCCACCGATAGCCGTCGACTCCGATGAAACGGAGATCGG
The nucleotide sequence above comes from Rhodococcoides fascians A25f. Encoded proteins:
- a CDS encoding OB-fold nucleic acid binding domain-containing protein, coding for MAPAAAGYFRRLTRKLTEDIDQLDAEEMAESSEASGARRACDCSRGEEVTMLGRLRSVEACSKAANANIEAEFFDGTDTVTLVWIGRRKIAGIEPGKTVLVRGRVGERDGRKIVYNPYYELRDDS
- a CDS encoding alpha/beta fold hydrolase; amino-acid sequence: MHSRFDTLAAVVLPGTGSDARFAEDAFSAAFAGVGLTTIAVEPDPTGVVESYVGALNAATRRHGRIVVAGISLGAAVAARWAADNASSTAALALALPAWTGDPAGTPAALSAQFTARSLREVGLDAVTTAMSSSSPEWLARTLRRSWASQWPALPDALDEAARHRSLGLDELARIELPTVVVGAVNDAVHPIEVARNWARALPNCVLRTVTLDMIGNDAGCLGRAVVDGLDLGSPQPPSC